One part of the Glycine max cultivar Williams 82 chromosome 14, Glycine_max_v4.0, whole genome shotgun sequence genome encodes these proteins:
- the LOC100810979 gene encoding uncharacterized protein LOC100810979 (The RefSeq protein has 1 substitution compared to this genomic sequence), translating to MATETKVAVLGGITEVQGAANSVEINNLARFAVEEQNKRENSVLEFVRVISAQQQVVSGVNYYITLEAKDGEIKNEYKAKVWERESQELLEFMPTLGAGGEIDHPARFAVEEQNKRENANLEFVGVIRAKQQVVEGFIYYITLEAKDGETKNVYETKVWVRSWLNSKEVLEFKPISINPLSVSV from the exons atggcAACAGAAACAAAAGTGGCAGTATTAGGTGGCATCACCGAAGTGCAGGGAGCTGCCAACAGCGTCGAGATCAACAATCTCGCTCGCTTTGCTGTAGaggaacaaaacaaaagagag AATTCAGTTCTGGAGTTTGTGAGGGTGATTAGTGCACAGCAGCAAGTGGTTTCTGGAGTGAATTACTACATAACATTGGAAGCAAAAGATGGTGAGATTAAAAATGAGTATAAAGCGAAGGTTTGGGAGAGGGAATCCCAAGAGTTGCTAGAATTCATGCCAACATTAGGTGCAGGAGGCGAGATCGACCATCTCGCTCGCTTTGCTGTAGaggaacaaaacaaaagagag AATGCAAATCTGGAGTTTGTGGGGGTGATTAGGGCAAAGCAGCAGGTGGTGGAAGGGTTCATATACTACATCACTTTGGAAGCAAAAGATGGTGAAACCAAAAATGTGTATGAAACGAAGGTgtgggtgagatcatggttgaACTCCAAGGAGGTCCTCGAATTCAAGCCCATCAGTATTAATCCTCTTTCGGTGTCGGTCTAG
- the LOC102660603 gene encoding uncharacterized protein, which yields MSKVQLSLQQSHRHQNMKNRGVNEMTPEKLSSLKEDLTRHIWWDKWLESKSIIDKCPDMVRIPLNDRGDTALHVAVSQWSLETVKELVQRMSPEDMLIPNLDGMLPVHLAALYGRNIMVQILSSQKVLDKMDSKHIELLFLMTIRFNMFDLAMRLFEKHPTTLAIARNEEHLTALHMLARKPPESLDMEDNKESKAGPLFRKLWTKVNQLEHNRIMDLITHPSPVLFDAIKSGNVEAVKMLIDKNPELVTIKDPKNGRNLLHLVVLFRQKRIFISMLWGLEEHIVRAVEVDNEGNNILHLAAHLPVEFQELSSLRASIQMQRELEWFKFVETCVPRELRRMRNNMGKRPIDVFYEEHKKLSEEIKDAAKGIAEYGMLVSTLVATVAFAAALTVPGDKTNAWFTVFILTNAVALFTSSASLLSFLSNFTSSRFAQSEFVKSLHPSLTFGRALLFISVFAMVVAFTAASFLMFDHKSKWVAYLVASMAVFPILLFLLFQINFLDDLLWSRYYRLSKLD from the exons ATGAGCAAAGTCCAATTGTCACTTCAACAAAGTCACCGGcaccaaaacatgaaaaatagaGGTGTGAATGAAATGACTCCAGAAAAGCTGA gttctttaaaagaagatcTGACGAGACATATATGGTGGGATAAGTGGCTCGAATCAAAATCGATAATTGATAAATGTCCTGATATGGTACGCATTCCGTTAAATGATAGGGGAGACACGGCTCTTCATGTAGCAGTAAGTCAATGGAGCCTTGAAACTGTGAAAGAGTTGGTTCAACGTATGAGCCCAGAAGACATGCTAATACCAAACTTAGATGGGATGCTTCCAGTTCACTTGGCTGCTTTATATGGCCGCAACATAATGGTGCAAATTTTGTCCTCTCAGAAAGTGCTTGACAAAATGGATTCCAAGCATATTGAACTACTGTTTTTAATGACCATTAGGTTCAACATGTTTG ATTTGGCAATGCGATTATTTGAAAAACATCCAACTACTCTGGCCATTGCTAGAAATGAAGAGCACCTTACCGCATTGCATATGCTGGCGCGAAAGCCTCCAGAAAGTTTAG ACATGGAGGACAACAAGGAATCAAAAGCTGGTCCGCTATTTAGAAAATTATGGACTAAAGTTAACCAATTGGAACACAATAGGATAATGGACTTGATAACTCATCCTTCGCCAGTGCTGTTTGATGCAATAAAATCAGGAAATGTTGAGGCTGTGAAGATGCTTATTGACAAGAATCCTGAATTAGTGACAATAAAGGACCCCAAAAATGGACGGAACCTACTGCACTTGGTTGTGCTATTTCgacaaaaaagaatatttataagTATGCTATGGGGATTGGAAGAGCATATAGTACGAGCAGTGGAAGTGGACAATGAAGGTAACAACATTCTACACTTGGCTGCGCATCTTCCAGTTGAATTCCAAGAATTGTCCAGTTTAAGAGCAAGCATTCAAATGCAAAGAGAGCTCGAATGGTTCAAG TTCGTGGAGACGTGTGTTCCTCGTGAACTAAGAAGAATGAGAAACAACATGGGCAAGAGACCAATTGATGTATTTTATGAAGAACACAAGAAGTTATCCGAAGAAATAAAAGATGCAGCCAAAGGAATAGCCGAATATGGCATGCTTGTGTCAACACTTGTTGCTACCGTAGCATTTGCGGCTGCTCTGACAGTTCCAGGTGATAAGACCAATGCGTGGTTTACTGTCTTCATATTGACAAATGCAGTTGCATTATTCACTTCTTCTGCGTCTTTGCTCTCATTCTTGTCAAATTTCACTTCATCAAGATTCGCACAAAGCGAATTTGTGAAATCACTGCATCCCAGCTTGACTTTTGGGCGTGCCTTACTTTTCATCTCGGTTTTTGCTATGGTTGTGGCTTTCACTGCAGCCTCCTTTTTGATGTTTGATCACAAATCCAAGTGGGTTGCTTATTTAGTGGCTTCAATGGCCGTTTTCCCGATACTTCTGTTTCTTCTCTTTCAGATTAACTTTTTGGACGACCTCTTGTGGTCTAGATATTATCGTTTGTCCAAACTTGACTAA